The following coding sequences are from one Verrucomicrobiota bacterium window:
- a CDS encoding glycosyltransferase family 1 protein, which translates to MKICLVTETFPPEINGVSMTLNRLVTGLVIKGHQVHVIRPKQFKGDGETKPEGYTEKLVLGIPIPGYDILKMGVAGFNQLKREWEAFEPDVIHIATEGPLGMQALFSGRSNRIPIVSSFHTNFHSYGEYYHLGWLTGLGLAGLKIFHNKTRLTLVPSEDLRSDLKANGFKNLKIMGRGVDTELFSPSKRDPELRASWGVSENQPVMIYVGRLAGEKNIPLAVKAYEKVLPICPEMKFVLVGDGPERTAISKAHPELIFAGMQRGGDLARYYASGDAFLFPSTTETFGNVVTEAMASGLAVLGYNYAAPGKYINHGRNGWLAPFDDSDAFLELSKQMFSNQSVWDEVRKSARITAEGLSWDTILQSYLQDVEEAKNHCE; encoded by the coding sequence TTGAAAATCTGCCTAGTAACAGAAACCTTCCCCCCTGAGATCAATGGTGTGTCAATGACTCTAAACCGTCTGGTTACAGGATTAGTAATAAAAGGACATCAGGTACATGTGATCCGACCAAAACAGTTTAAGGGAGATGGAGAAACTAAACCGGAGGGCTACACGGAAAAGCTTGTTTTAGGCATACCTATCCCCGGCTATGATATTCTGAAAATGGGGGTGGCAGGCTTCAATCAGCTAAAAAGAGAATGGGAGGCATTTGAACCAGATGTCATTCATATAGCAACCGAAGGGCCACTAGGAATGCAGGCACTTTTTTCAGGACGCAGTAACCGGATACCAATTGTGTCTAGTTTTCACACGAACTTTCATTCTTACGGTGAGTACTATCATCTTGGTTGGCTGACAGGATTGGGATTAGCTGGTCTGAAAATTTTTCACAACAAAACGCGACTCACACTCGTCCCGAGTGAAGATCTCCGAAGTGATCTCAAAGCGAATGGTTTTAAAAACCTCAAAATCATGGGCCGAGGAGTAGATACGGAATTGTTTAGTCCCTCAAAAAGAGATCCCGAGCTTAGAGCTTCCTGGGGTGTATCCGAAAATCAACCTGTCATGATATATGTGGGGCGCTTGGCCGGAGAGAAAAACATCCCTTTAGCGGTTAAAGCCTATGAGAAAGTTTTGCCCATTTGTCCGGAAATGAAATTTGTCTTAGTAGGAGACGGCCCTGAACGAACCGCAATTAGTAAGGCGCATCCAGAACTGATATTCGCAGGCATGCAACGTGGAGGGGACTTAGCCCGGTACTACGCATCTGGAGATGCGTTTTTATTCCCAAGTACAACCGAAACGTTTGGCAATGTGGTCACTGAAGCGATGGCCAGTGGTCTCGCCGTATTAGGATATAACTACGCAGCACCTGGCAAGTACATCAACCATGGCAGAAACGGCTGGTTGGCTCCTTTCGATGATTCTGACGCCTTTTTAGAGCTTTCGAAGCAGATGTTTTCGAATCAGAGCGTTTGGGATGAAGTAAGAAAAAGCGCCAGAATAACCGCAGAAGGATTGAGCTGGGACACCATCCTTCAAAGCTACCTTCAGGACGTTGAAGAGGCAAAAAACCATTGTGAATAA
- the trpA gene encoding tryptophan synthase subunit alpha, which yields MDRIVAEFERAKLENRKTFIAYVCAGDPNCETSLEACKTLLDAGVHILELGVPFSDPLADGWTNQCAAKRSLDSGFTKKDLFTLVRRIREINQVVPIVFYVYYNQIFSQGVEAYLQEALDAGVDALLALDLPPVEAESYLDLCAKVGMKTVFIVAPTTPENRIGEIAEASTGFVYYVSREGVTGVRDSLEESLPQKVRIIKRNTDKPVVVGFGISRQTQVREVAEIADGVVVGSAIVNVIADRLDDKEAMLSGLKNFVKELSAGVVL from the coding sequence ATGGACCGAATAGTCGCAGAATTTGAACGAGCCAAATTGGAAAACCGCAAAACTTTCATCGCCTATGTTTGCGCCGGAGATCCGAATTGTGAGACTTCCCTGGAAGCCTGTAAGACCCTTCTTGACGCAGGCGTTCACATTCTTGAGCTGGGTGTTCCATTCTCCGATCCTTTAGCAGATGGTTGGACCAATCAATGTGCTGCCAAGCGTTCGCTCGACAGCGGATTTACGAAGAAAGATCTTTTCACTCTGGTTAGAAGAATTCGCGAAATAAATCAGGTCGTTCCGATAGTATTTTACGTCTATTACAATCAGATTTTCTCCCAAGGTGTTGAGGCTTACTTACAGGAAGCCCTGGACGCCGGAGTAGATGCTCTGCTTGCGTTGGACCTGCCTCCTGTTGAAGCGGAGAGCTATCTCGATTTGTGCGCTAAAGTGGGGATGAAAACCGTCTTCATTGTTGCACCGACAACGCCTGAAAATCGAATTGGCGAAATAGCCGAAGCGTCAACGGGATTCGTTTATTATGTATCGCGCGAAGGAGTAACCGGGGTTAGGGATTCTCTGGAAGAAAGCCTTCCACAGAAAGTCCGTATTATAAAAAGAAATACAGATAAACCTGTAGTTGTTGGTTTTGGGATTTCCAGGCAAACCCAGGTTCGTGAAGTTGCCGAGATTGCTGACGGCGTGGTTGTCGGTAGTGCGATCGTCAATGTCATCGCCGACCGTTTGGATGATAAAGAGGCGATGCTCTCAGGTCTAAAGAATTTCGTTAAGGAGCTTTCAGCAGGGGTTGTTCTGTAA
- a CDS encoding GNAT family N-acetyltransferase has translation MIEIRHARTADASGINRIGNHYINITPANFKTEPLTLEERETWINSFSESGPYQLFIAEEDNSILGYAGSTKFHDRTAYDTSVATAIYLDPNACTKGIGTRLYTQLFQALAKEDLNRAFAGITIPNPASEALHLKFGFKKVGIFTEAGRKYDKYWDVLWLEKNL, from the coding sequence ATGATCGAAATTCGCCACGCAAGAACAGCAGATGCGTCAGGAATCAATCGGATCGGCAATCATTATATAAACATTACTCCAGCTAACTTTAAAACTGAGCCTCTTACACTAGAAGAAAGAGAAACCTGGATAAACAGTTTTTCAGAATCTGGCCCATATCAGCTTTTTATTGCCGAAGAGGATAACTCTATTCTGGGCTACGCCGGCTCTACTAAATTCCACGACCGAACGGCTTACGACACCTCGGTGGCTACGGCAATTTATCTAGACCCGAATGCTTGCACCAAAGGAATAGGAACCCGCCTGTACACACAACTCTTTCAAGCATTAGCCAAGGAAGATTTGAACCGTGCATTTGCAGGGATAACCATCCCGAATCCAGCATCAGAGGCCCTGCATCTTAAGTTCGGCTTTAAGAAAGTTGGAATTTTCACCGAGGCGGGCAGAAAATACGACAAATATTGGGACGTCTTGTGGCTGGAGAAAAACCTCTAA
- the hemH gene encoding ferrochelatase, whose amino-acid sequence MARKASLILNLGSPDSTSVSDVRRYLKEFLLDGRVLDSSPFVRNLVVRGLILPTRPKKSAEAYTKVWTKEGSPLIVTSKQVQKKVQEKVEIPIELAMRYGSDSIPEAITRLKAKGVEKLFILPMYPHYAMSSYETVLVRVMEELKLQAPGITCSVMQPFYKDEDYINAMVENAKPYIKDDLDKVLFSFHSIPERHLKKADSSKAHCMTTPDCCNVCHPVQSTCYRHQCFETVKAMTKKLGLPVEKFSVSFQSRLGREPWLKPYTDHVLQEFPKQGVKKITVICPAFVADCLETLEEIEMEGRKEFLEAGGESFTMIPCLNEHPAWISVIANRIQDWALS is encoded by the coding sequence ATGGCTAGAAAAGCTTCCTTGATCCTTAATCTCGGTTCTCCCGATTCAACGTCCGTCTCTGATGTCCGTCGCTACCTTAAAGAGTTTCTCTTGGATGGACGCGTTCTCGACTCATCTCCATTTGTTCGAAACCTGGTTGTCCGGGGATTGATATTACCTACTCGACCCAAAAAATCTGCAGAAGCGTATACCAAAGTTTGGACCAAAGAAGGAAGCCCTCTCATTGTAACCAGCAAACAAGTGCAAAAAAAAGTCCAGGAAAAGGTCGAAATCCCTATCGAGTTGGCGATGCGTTATGGATCGGATTCCATCCCCGAGGCAATCACTCGATTGAAAGCAAAAGGAGTTGAGAAGCTATTTATCCTCCCGATGTATCCTCACTATGCTATGTCCAGTTATGAGACAGTATTGGTTCGGGTAATGGAGGAGTTGAAACTCCAGGCGCCCGGTATCACATGCTCGGTGATGCAGCCTTTTTATAAAGATGAGGATTACATCAACGCCATGGTCGAAAACGCAAAACCATATATAAAGGATGATCTGGATAAGGTTCTTTTCAGTTTTCATAGTATCCCTGAAAGGCATCTAAAAAAAGCCGACTCATCTAAAGCCCATTGCATGACTACACCGGATTGCTGCAATGTTTGTCATCCCGTACAGAGTACATGCTACAGGCACCAGTGTTTTGAAACAGTGAAGGCCATGACAAAGAAACTCGGACTACCGGTGGAAAAATTTTCAGTTTCATTTCAATCTCGGTTAGGCCGCGAACCCTGGCTCAAGCCCTATACCGATCACGTTCTTCAGGAGTTCCCAAAACAAGGAGTCAAAAAGATCACCGTTATTTGTCCGGCATTTGTGGCGGACTGCTTAGAAACTCTGGAAGAAATAGAAATGGAAGGCCGCAAAGAGTTTCTTGAAGCCGGAGGAGAATCATTCACGATGATTCCTTGCTTAAATGAACACCCTGCCTGGATTTCGGTAATCGCCAATAGAATCCAGGATTGGGCCTTGAGTTAG
- the miaA gene encoding tRNA (adenosine(37)-N6)-dimethylallyltransferase MiaA produces MDSILYILTGYTAVGKTSLSLDWARRNNAEIVSCDSLLFYKNMDVGTAKPTHFELAEVPHHLINVVEPSIQYSIKKYSEAVKKVISDIHARGKRVLIVGGSGFYLNSFFIAVVDGLKIDPLVQMRIENQFENQSLEASVEILKGMNPGGLGDLDIENPRRVLKAWLRCIGSGKSLEELRRDFDKKPGEFDSFQKKLLVLSRPREELHNRVASRVNAMLSAGLVEEVRGLISLGIERNPSAAQAIGYRETIAYLKGELSEGALGETIVRNTRKLLKKQRTWFNKFLSREAVIDVSNVKALPDDWYSVAPRKTG; encoded by the coding sequence GTGGACTCCATTCTCTACATATTAACCGGTTATACGGCTGTTGGAAAAACTAGCCTTTCTCTCGATTGGGCCCGCAGGAATAATGCTGAAATAGTCTCCTGTGATTCTCTTTTGTTTTATAAAAACATGGATGTGGGTACGGCAAAACCCACTCACTTCGAATTGGCTGAAGTGCCGCATCATCTCATTAATGTAGTGGAACCCTCTATTCAGTATTCGATTAAAAAATACTCGGAAGCCGTAAAGAAGGTTATATCTGATATTCATGCTCGCGGGAAGCGGGTTTTAATAGTTGGCGGAAGTGGCTTTTACTTAAATTCGTTTTTTATCGCTGTTGTAGATGGGCTGAAAATAGATCCGTTGGTTCAAATGCGTATTGAAAACCAATTTGAAAACCAATCTCTCGAAGCTTCTGTAGAAATACTTAAGGGGATGAACCCAGGTGGCTTGGGTGATCTTGATATCGAGAATCCTCGTCGTGTATTGAAGGCCTGGCTGCGATGTATCGGTTCTGGTAAAAGCTTGGAAGAATTGAGGCGAGATTTCGACAAAAAGCCTGGAGAATTTGATTCTTTTCAAAAGAAATTGTTGGTTTTATCCCGCCCGCGGGAAGAGTTGCATAATCGAGTAGCCTCTCGTGTTAATGCCATGCTTTCAGCCGGTTTGGTCGAAGAGGTTCGGGGATTAATTTCCTTGGGAATAGAAAGGAATCCAAGTGCCGCCCAAGCGATTGGCTACCGTGAAACCATCGCGTATCTGAAAGGGGAATTAAGTGAAGGTGCGCTGGGTGAAACAATTGTGAGGAATACCAGAAAGCTTCTGAAGAAACAGCGGACTTGGTTTAATAAATTTCTTTCACGTGAAGCAGTTATCGACGTTTCAAATGTGAAAGCCTTGCCCGATGATTGGTATTCGGTGGCACCTCGAAAAACTGGTTAA
- the ccsA gene encoding cytochrome c biogenesis protein CcsA has product MNPNIDVLWIGIGNLLYTLGFITAIFYLLRGRHHPRWLLYMLIAGGYAIHTYGLYLRGLEVSGCPVGNTFEIVQFVIWSLTFCFLVLGPAFRMSLFGFFTAGLAVLLSILSFANPTWDSAYPAHISKVSASIEFHASLAVFSYGIFGMLAVSSTLYLLQNFALKRHQFKGVYAFLPSLVESESMSLRMLAAGTGVLTVSLLVGSIYWSQNLAEVNAPKFFSSIAVWLAYLIVFGLRLTNRLFARKLALTCVVLFLIAILSIWPVGKNRSLSDPNKSISELVPSE; this is encoded by the coding sequence ATGAATCCAAATATAGACGTCTTGTGGATAGGTATAGGCAACCTGCTATACACACTCGGATTTATTACGGCAATTTTTTACCTGCTGCGAGGCAGGCATCATCCGAGATGGCTGCTCTATATGCTGATAGCTGGCGGATACGCTATCCATACCTATGGCCTTTATTTGAGAGGACTCGAGGTTAGCGGCTGCCCAGTCGGAAATACCTTTGAAATTGTCCAGTTTGTTATCTGGTCATTGACCTTCTGCTTTCTGGTTTTAGGCCCGGCATTTCGGATGAGTTTGTTCGGTTTTTTCACAGCTGGGCTAGCAGTACTATTGTCAATTTTATCCTTCGCGAATCCGACCTGGGACTCAGCCTACCCTGCGCATATTTCAAAAGTCAGCGCTTCGATTGAGTTTCATGCCTCCCTGGCCGTTTTCTCATATGGCATATTTGGAATGCTAGCGGTAAGCTCCACGCTCTACCTGCTGCAAAATTTCGCATTAAAAAGACATCAATTCAAAGGAGTATACGCTTTTCTACCTTCACTAGTTGAGTCTGAATCAATGAGCCTGCGAATGCTGGCGGCGGGTACCGGCGTATTAACTGTTTCCCTGTTGGTTGGCTCAATATATTGGAGTCAAAACCTCGCTGAAGTAAACGCTCCGAAATTCTTTTCCAGCATAGCCGTATGGTTAGCTTATTTGATCGTATTTGGACTCCGTTTAACCAACCGATTATTCGCCCGCAAACTAGCGCTTACCTGCGTGGTCCTGTTTTTAATTGCAATTCTATCCATTTGGCCGGTCGGGAAAAATCGCTCCTTGAGTGACCCCAATAAGTCAATTTCGGAATTAGTTCCTTCGGAATGA